One Faecalispora anaeroviscerum genomic window carries:
- the cpaB gene encoding Flp pilus assembly protein CpaB, which produces MKFMKNRTVVGILCIALSLLICFGITPLFNQSISQKVEIVRVAKEIKTGDEITKDMVQTVEVGAYNLPENIIKTKETVIGAFATADFAVGDYILNTKVSQTPAYENAYLYNLDGTKQAISLTLKTFAGGLSGKLQSGDIVSVIAADFREQGLTVIPPELKYVEVISVTAPSGYDANTGEQTTGEDERELPSTVTLLVTPEQGNILAELEAEGKSHLSLVFRGDNEKAQQFIAIQEEVINKLHHPEISAESSVSQDENQPAPETNVQTGESEGE; this is translated from the coding sequence ATGAAATTTATGAAAAACAGAACCGTAGTGGGAATACTTTGCATTGCCTTGTCCCTGCTTATTTGCTTTGGAATTACACCGCTTTTCAATCAGAGCATCAGTCAAAAGGTGGAGATTGTCCGTGTGGCAAAGGAAATTAAGACAGGCGATGAAATCACAAAGGATATGGTACAAACCGTAGAGGTTGGAGCATATAACCTGCCCGAAAATATTATCAAGACCAAAGAAACTGTGATTGGCGCATTCGCAACCGCAGATTTTGCTGTGGGTGACTATATCCTAAACACCAAGGTGTCGCAGACTCCTGCTTATGAAAATGCCTATCTCTACAATCTTGATGGCACAAAGCAAGCAATTTCGCTCACCCTTAAAACCTTTGCAGGTGGTCTTTCCGGCAAGCTACAGTCGGGTGATATTGTCTCTGTCATTGCTGCCGATTTCAGAGAGCAAGGGTTGACGGTCATTCCTCCCGAGCTTAAATATGTGGAGGTAATCTCTGTGACCGCACCCAGTGGCTATGATGCCAACACAGGCGAACAGACTACTGGCGAAGATGAGCGAGAATTGCCCTCTACTGTGACGCTTCTTGTCACTCCTGAACAGGGCAATATCCTTGCTGAATTGGAAGCCGAGGGCAAGAGCCATTTGTCCCTTGTGTTCCGTGGTGATAATGAAAAGGCACAGCAGTTTATTGCAATTCAAGAGGAAGTGATTAATAAGTTGCATCACCCTGAAATCTCAGCAGAATCAAGTGTATCGCAGGATGAGAACCAGCCTGCTCCGGAGACAAATGTGCAGACTGGAGAAAGCGAGGGTGAATAA
- a CDS encoding AAA family ATPase, with protein sequence MMNFMKNSVFKKTDKAEQPKEQVLHGGVLAVWGSPGSGKTTVAAKLAKHLADKRKNVVLLLCDMTAPMLPCICPPSDLECEKSLGSILAAPHVNESLVKYHMITHKKMDHLTILGMLKGENEYSYTPFGETQARELIESLRKIAPFIIIDCGSYIANDVLSAVALLESDAVLRLANCDLKSVSYLSSQLSTLQSAGLDFEKQYKCAANIKSNHGIEHMGGAMGSLSFKLPHSEELEQQYLEGNLFSDLTLKDSRDFRRELEKIVKEVFG encoded by the coding sequence ATAATGAATTTTATGAAAAACAGCGTATTTAAGAAAACAGATAAGGCAGAACAACCCAAGGAACAGGTTTTGCATGGCGGTGTCCTTGCTGTTTGGGGCAGTCCCGGCAGTGGCAAAACCACTGTGGCAGCCAAGCTTGCCAAGCATCTTGCTGACAAGCGAAAAAATGTGGTCTTGCTTTTGTGCGATATGACAGCACCCATGCTTCCTTGCATCTGTCCACCCTCGGATTTGGAATGTGAGAAGTCCTTGGGCAGTATTCTTGCCGCCCCTCATGTCAATGAATCCTTGGTGAAATACCATATGATTACCCACAAAAAGATGGATCATTTGACTATCTTGGGAATGCTGAAGGGTGAGAACGAATATAGCTACACCCCATTCGGAGAAACGCAGGCAAGAGAGCTGATTGAGTCTCTTCGCAAAATTGCACCATTTATCATCATTGACTGTGGCAGCTATATTGCCAATGATGTGCTGTCCGCAGTGGCACTTCTCGAAAGCGATGCGGTACTTCGTCTTGCAAACTGTGACCTAAAATCGGTCAGCTATCTGTCCAGTCAGCTTTCCACCTTGCAAAGTGCGGGCCTTGACTTTGAAAAGCAGTATAAATGTGCCGCCAATATCAAAAGCAATCATGGCATAGAGCATATGGGCGGTGCTATGGGAAGCCTTAGCTTCAAGCTCCCACATTCTGAAGAACTGGAACAGCAGTACCTTGAGGGCAATCTCTTTTCAGATTTAACCCTAAAAGATAGCAGAGATTTCCGCCGTGAGCTTGAAAAAATTGTAAAGGAGGTATTCGGCTAA
- a CDS encoding CpaF/VirB11 family protein → MKLGKKRGNSIFYKDKAITEALQTQELHAKVNVVQERAEEIITTEKENIVPIELGVKKNTHSIFFAPESEGKDFSSVLKEVQEYISENYAQLITDSTIEDAKEQMKRYISKFVMEKRMAVKGMTCNELIDALYTEMAEYGFLTQYIFGKNIEEIDINSWQDIEVQYSDGRNVKLDEHFDSPEHAINVVRRMLHVSGMVLDNASPVVLGHLSKNIRIAAMKTPIVDEDVGISASIRIVNPQSMKKEDFVNTGTATGTILDFLSSLIRYGISVCVAGATSSGKTTVLGWLLTTIPDNKRIYTIENGSRELDLTRFQNGKVTNSVIHTLTRDSEIESQKIDQIKLLDMALRFNPDIAVVGEMRGAEANAAQEAARTGIAVLTTIHANSCEATYRRMVSLCKRAVDMSDETLMQYVTEAYPIIVFCKQLENKQRRMMEVMECEILPNGERVYRTIFQYVITENRMEDGKFIIDGHHEQRASISESLSKRLLENGMPLAQIENLKSEVKTA, encoded by the coding sequence ATGAAGTTAGGTAAAAAGCGAGGAAACTCCATCTTTTACAAGGATAAGGCAATCACAGAAGCACTGCAGACTCAAGAACTCCACGCAAAAGTTAATGTTGTGCAGGAACGAGCCGAAGAAATCATCACAACCGAAAAAGAAAATATTGTACCTATAGAGCTGGGCGTTAAGAAAAACACCCACTCTATTTTTTTTGCTCCTGAAAGCGAGGGTAAGGACTTCTCATCTGTACTAAAAGAGGTACAGGAATACATCTCAGAAAACTATGCCCAGCTCATCACCGACAGTACCATTGAGGATGCCAAGGAGCAGATGAAACGCTATATCTCCAAATTCGTCATGGAAAAGCGAATGGCTGTTAAGGGTATGACCTGCAATGAACTGATAGACGCCCTCTATACCGAGATGGCAGAGTACGGATTTTTGACCCAATATATCTTTGGGAAAAACATTGAAGAAATCGACATCAACTCGTGGCAGGACATTGAGGTGCAGTATTCCGATGGGCGAAATGTCAAGCTGGACGAACACTTTGACTCCCCTGAGCACGCCATAAATGTGGTGCGCAGAATGCTCCATGTGTCGGGAATGGTCTTGGATAATGCCAGCCCCGTTGTCCTTGGACATCTTTCCAAAAACATTCGTATTGCCGCTATGAAAACGCCCATTGTGGACGAAGATGTGGGTATCTCTGCCTCCATTCGTATCGTAAACCCACAGAGCATGAAGAAAGAGGACTTTGTAAACACCGGAACCGCCACAGGCACCATACTTGACTTCCTGTCATCTCTCATTCGCTATGGCATTTCTGTCTGCGTTGCCGGTGCTACATCCAGCGGTAAAACCACTGTCCTTGGCTGGTTGCTAACCACAATTCCCGATAACAAGAGAATTTACACCATTGAAAATGGTTCCCGTGAGCTTGACCTAACACGCTTTCAAAATGGCAAGGTGACAAATTCGGTAATCCATACCCTCACAAGGGATAGTGAAATCGAAAGCCAGAAGATTGACCAAATCAAGCTACTTGACATGGCTCTTCGTTTCAATCCTGATATTGCGGTGGTTGGCGAGATGCGTGGAGCTGAAGCAAATGCAGCACAGGAAGCCGCCCGAACAGGCATTGCGGTGCTGACCACCATTCACGCAAACTCTTGTGAAGCCACTTACCGCCGAATGGTATCCCTGTGCAAACGAGCCGTGGATATGAGCGATGAAACCCTCATGCAGTATGTGACCGAAGCCTATCCTATCATTGTGTTTTGTAAGCAACTGGAGAATAAACAGCGCCGCATGATGGAGGTTATGGAGTGTGAAATCCTGCCTAACGGCGAAAGAGTTTACCGCACCATTTTCCAATATGTCATCACGGAAAATCGCATGGAAGATGGCAAATTCATCATTGACGGTCACCATGAGCAAAGAGCCTCTATCTCGGAGAGCCTTTCTAAGCGACTATTGGAAAACGGTATGCCTTTGGCACAAATCGAAAATCTAAAAAGTGAGGTGAAAACAGCTTGA
- a CDS encoding type II secretion system F family protein has product MNIVLLLACVGMITGFFILLSITPTEFTDGVFSKLLSNSKSLKAQINESTNRKKVGFFKREITEVQEILRVTGRSTRFPFLCLFSLALFSVGAAIAIGFGNFFAVPVLAVGMMMLPFWYVRLTQSHFKKDISAELETALSIITTAYLRNEDIVTAVEENIGYLNPPVLSVFKAFTYRIKMIDPDIVAALRAMRDQIDNAVFHEWCDAMISCQYDRSLKSTLTPVVTKLSDMRVVNGELENLVFGPRKEFISMQVLMLCNIPLLYFLNKDWYHTLMHTVPGQIVLAICFVIMFVSMAFVVKLTQPIEYRR; this is encoded by the coding sequence TTGAATATAGTTTTACTCCTTGCCTGTGTGGGAATGATCACAGGCTTTTTTATTTTGCTTTCCATTACACCAACCGAATTTACAGATGGTGTGTTCTCAAAGTTGTTGTCCAATTCCAAGAGTTTAAAGGCACAAATCAATGAAAGCACCAACCGTAAAAAGGTTGGCTTTTTCAAACGAGAGATTACCGAGGTACAAGAGATTTTAAGGGTGACAGGCAGAAGTACGCGGTTCCCCTTTCTGTGTTTGTTTTCACTGGCACTCTTTTCAGTGGGGGCAGCTATTGCTATCGGCTTTGGCAACTTCTTCGCCGTACCCGTCCTTGCGGTTGGAATGATGATGTTACCATTTTGGTATGTGCGCTTAACCCAAAGCCACTTTAAAAAGGACATTTCCGCAGAGCTTGAAACGGCACTCTCTATCATTACCACCGCTTATCTCAGAAATGAGGATATTGTAACGGCTGTGGAGGAAAACATCGGATATCTTAACCCTCCAGTACTATCGGTGTTTAAGGCATTTACCTACCGAATTAAGATGATTGACCCTGACATTGTAGCAGCACTCAGGGCCATGCGAGATCAGATTGACAACGCTGTGTTCCATGAATGGTGCGATGCCATGATTTCCTGTCAGTACGACAGAAGCCTTAAAAGTACATTGACGCCTGTTGTCACAAAGCTATCCGATATGCGGGTGGTAAATGGGGAGCTTGAAAACTTGGTGTTCGGTCCACGAAAGGAGTTTATCTCCATGCAGGTGCTGATGCTCTGCAACATTCCCTTGCTGTATTTTCTCAACAAGGATTGGTACCACACCTTGATGCATACTGTGCCGGGGCAGATTGTTCTTGCAATTTGCTTTGTGATTATGTTTGTATCAATGGCATTTGTGGTAAAGCTGACACAGCCAATCGAATACCGAAGATAG
- a CDS encoding secretion protein F produces the protein MQLLILLFGTFFGLGLFFVLADVLKLPSLATGKAMLTATKQTGEKAKSVDAMITAWSVKLAKYLPMDEYKKIRMQHTLSAAGMKETPEEFTAYAILKAGLIALAVIPCLLVFPLLAPVVLFLAVIVYFKEIRKAGEKLAAKREKIEVELPRFVATITQELKASRDVLSMLDHYKKNAGEDFAKELDIVTADMRSSSYEAALTRFESRLNSPMLSDIIRGLIGVLRGDDGSMYFQMLSHDMKQLELQRLKAEAMKIPPKIRVFSFLMLMCFLMMYMVVIIFEIIRSLGGML, from the coding sequence ATGCAACTTTTAATTTTACTCTTTGGCACATTCTTCGGTTTGGGATTGTTCTTCGTCCTTGCCGATGTGCTGAAACTACCCAGCCTTGCCACAGGCAAAGCAATGCTCACCGCAACCAAGCAAACAGGCGAAAAAGCAAAATCCGTAGATGCAATGATCACTGCGTGGTCGGTGAAACTTGCGAAATATCTGCCTATGGACGAGTATAAAAAAATCCGTATGCAGCACACCCTATCGGCCGCAGGCATGAAAGAAACACCGGAGGAATTTACAGCCTATGCCATACTGAAAGCAGGATTGATTGCACTGGCGGTAATCCCTTGTCTGCTTGTTTTTCCTCTTCTTGCTCCGGTAGTGCTGTTCCTTGCGGTGATTGTTTACTTCAAGGAAATACGCAAAGCAGGTGAAAAGCTCGCAGCAAAGCGAGAAAAAATTGAAGTGGAACTGCCGAGGTTTGTTGCTACCATCACCCAAGAGCTAAAAGCAAGCCGAGATGTCCTCTCCATGCTTGACCATTATAAGAAAAATGCCGGTGAGGACTTTGCCAAGGAACTGGATATTGTAACTGCTGATATGCGTTCAAGCAGCTATGAGGCAGCACTCACCAGATTTGAGTCAAGGCTCAACTCGCCTATGCTTTCCGATATTATTAGAGGACTCATCGGAGTGCTTCGTGGTGATGACGGCAGTATGTATTTTCAAATGCTATCGCACGATATGAAGCAGTTGGAACTGCAACGCTTAAAAGCTGAAGCGATGAAAATCCCACCGAAAATCCGAGTGTTCAGCTTTTTAATGCTTATGTGCTTCCTCATGATGTACATGGTGGTTATCATCTTCGAAATTATCCGCTCTCTTGGCGGAATGCTGTAG
- a CDS encoding DUF4320 family protein — protein MQKLLKPLKNNRGEGYIDVVVLVLCAMLVVALAVKVFPAYIAKQKVDTFATELMREAEIAGRVGSETARREEILVEKTGIDPDVDWSRTGKIQLNEEITVVVTYQMDIGLFGDIGSFPVTLRGEAMGKSEVYWK, from the coding sequence ATGCAAAAACTACTAAAACCACTGAAAAACAACCGTGGTGAGGGATACATTGATGTGGTCGTGCTTGTCTTGTGTGCCATGCTTGTTGTGGCACTTGCGGTTAAGGTATTCCCAGCCTACATTGCAAAGCAAAAGGTGGATACCTTTGCCACTGAGCTTATGCGTGAAGCAGAGATTGCAGGCAGAGTCGGTTCAGAAACAGCAAGACGAGAGGAAATCCTTGTTGAAAAGACAGGGATTGACCCCGATGTGGACTGGTCACGCACAGGCAAGATTCAGCTTAACGAGGAAATCACTGTGGTGGTAACCTACCAAATGGATATTGGACTATTTGGTGACATCGGCTCATTCCCCGTAACCCTGCGTGGTGAGGCAATGGGAAAAAGCGAGGTATATTGGAAATGA
- a CDS encoding DUF6550 family protein, translating to MKNMNEKTKKWLFIAGGFALSAVLVVAIAGQFRTVPIQDVDIPSQSSSSQDVVVDTPDITEKEDGITVPPIQIPQESESANGVDKGTEQTIQPNTSEKPNYTEEELKNPDQKPKGDKVTENDKPQDHDKVEKPVTSPKTDNQPQGGDKKDGQIYVPGFGWIDDIGEGQGTVVDGDGDINKQVGIMGE from the coding sequence ATGAAGAATATGAATGAAAAAACAAAGAAATGGCTTTTTATTGCCGGAGGTTTTGCCCTAAGTGCTGTCCTCGTGGTGGCAATCGCAGGACAGTTTAGAACAGTCCCCATTCAGGATGTAGACATCCCGTCTCAGAGCAGCAGCTCCCAAGATGTGGTGGTGGATACCCCTGATATCACAGAAAAAGAGGATGGTATTACGGTACCGCCTATCCAAATCCCACAGGAATCTGAATCTGCAAACGGTGTGGACAAAGGTACCGAGCAGACCATTCAGCCGAATACATCAGAAAAGCCTAACTATACTGAAGAAGAACTGAAAAATCCAGATCAAAAGCCCAAGGGTGATAAGGTAACCGAAAATGACAAACCGCAGGATCACGATAAGGTTGAAAAACCTGTTACATCACCTAAGACCGATAATCAGCCTCAAGGCGGAGATAAAAAAGATGGTCAGATTTATGTGCCGGGCTTCGGTTGGATAGATGACATCGGTGAAGGACAAGGAACTGTCGTTGATGGTGATGGTGACATCAACAAGCAGGTCGGTATCATGGGAGAATAG
- a CDS encoding DUF3852 domain-containing protein produces the protein MKNHKKLATVLVVALLFCLFCSTTAFAAGTGDVAGAIESTWNDASGQIKTVVNKVVFPAIDLILAVFFFAKLGLSYFDYRKSGQFEWAAPAILFACLVFTLTAPLYIWTILGM, from the coding sequence ATGAAGAATCATAAAAAGTTAGCAACTGTTCTTGTGGTGGCCCTTCTCTTTTGCCTGTTTTGCAGCACTACCGCATTTGCAGCAGGAACAGGCGATGTTGCAGGGGCCATTGAAAGCACTTGGAACGATGCCTCAGGGCAGATTAAAACCGTAGTAAACAAGGTGGTGTTCCCTGCAATTGACCTTATTTTGGCAGTGTTTTTCTTTGCCAAATTGGGGCTTTCGTATTTTGATTATCGAAAATCAGGTCAGTTTGAGTGGGCAGCTCCGGCAATTCTTTTTGCTTGCTTGGTGTTTACCTTGACTGCTCCGCTCTATATTTGGACTATACTTGGTATGTAG
- a CDS encoding MerR family transcriptional regulator gives MDYITVKEAAQKWGVSTRSITYHLVDGRIPDAVKKGNLWLIPAVAERPADLRRRKKKR, from the coding sequence ATGGATTACATAACGGTCAAAGAAGCTGCACAGAAGTGGGGTGTCTCCACCCGCTCTATTACCTATCATCTTGTGGATGGACGCATCCCAGACGCTGTGAAAAAAGGAAACCTTTGGCTTATTCCCGCAGTCGCCGAAAGGCCTGCGGATTTGCGCAGGAGAAAGAAAAAGCGATGA
- a CDS encoding sensor histidine kinase encodes MKNRLTQFISTFFGTGLDFRVRLFNVLAMGGTVISLAMALVGIAIKTGAGNIMANFISAALSYALLCYSRRTGRYQLCYFITIVAIFLVLFPIMFFSAGGYHSGMPSFFVFAVAFTILMLEGKRAIVMSALEILLYLAICMIAFRYPHLVNAWDTEPDLLADVMVGFVSVSAVLGTMLYLHFKLYNEQQKRLDEQNHILERASRAKTEFLSNTSHEMRTPLTVISVNIQTVAEILEDMGEAVKDGEAAELLQNAQREIMRLARMVGGTLTLAAMSENTDKQAVDFSTLLRSSTEMFTLHLQKGGNTLTSEIAGGLTVFGNADLLAQVVANLLQNAGAYTQQGEITLNAEKAGHEILITVTDTGAGISAELLPHVFERGISAGGTGFGLYLCKAIVESHGGRIWIESEPGSGTIVTLAIPTYEGQYGGEGV; translated from the coding sequence ATGAAAAATCGGCTAACACAATTTATCAGCACATTTTTTGGCACCGGTCTCGATTTTCGGGTACGGTTGTTTAATGTACTGGCCATGGGCGGAACCGTCATCAGCTTGGCTATGGCTCTGGTTGGCATTGCAATAAAAACAGGGGCTGGAAATATCATGGCTAATTTCATTTCAGCCGCCCTCTCCTACGCCTTGCTCTGCTATTCCCGGCGCACCGGTCGGTACCAGCTGTGCTATTTCATCACGATTGTCGCCATTTTTCTGGTGCTCTTCCCGATCATGTTCTTCTCGGCGGGGGGATACCATAGTGGGATGCCCAGTTTTTTTGTATTTGCGGTGGCCTTTACTATCCTGATGTTGGAGGGGAAAAGGGCCATTGTGATGTCAGCTCTCGAAATTCTCCTATACCTTGCCATTTGCATGATTGCCTTTCGCTATCCTCACTTGGTCAATGCTTGGGACACGGAGCCAGACTTGCTCGCAGATGTGATGGTGGGGTTTGTGTCGGTCAGCGCTGTGCTTGGTACAATGCTCTATCTCCACTTTAAGCTCTATAACGAGCAGCAAAAACGGCTTGACGAACAAAACCATATCCTGGAGAGGGCCAGCCGTGCGAAAACAGAATTTCTGTCCAATACCTCCCACGAAATGCGCACGCCACTGACCGTTATTTCGGTGAACATTCAGACGGTGGCAGAAATTTTAGAGGACATGGGTGAAGCGGTAAAGGATGGGGAGGCAGCGGAGCTGCTCCAAAACGCCCAGAGGGAGATTATGCGGCTGGCTCGCATGGTAGGCGGGACGCTGACGCTGGCCGCCATGAGCGAAAACACAGACAAGCAGGCGGTGGATTTCTCCACCCTGCTGCGCAGCAGTACGGAAATGTTCACCCTGCATCTGCAAAAGGGGGGTAATACCCTGACTTCGGAAATTGCGGGAGGGCTGACCGTGTTCGGCAATGCGGATCTGCTGGCGCAGGTGGTAGCAAATCTCCTGCAAAACGCAGGTGCCTACACCCAGCAGGGCGAGATCACTTTAAATGCAGAAAAAGCCGGGCATGAGATTCTGATTACGGTAACGGATACTGGTGCGGGCATTTCTGCCGAGCTACTGCCCCATGTGTTTGAGCGGGGCATCTCTGCCGGTGGTACAGGCTTTGGCCTGTATCTTTGTAAGGCTATTGTGGAGTCCCACGGCGGTCGAATTTGGATTGAAAGCGAACCCGGAAGCGGCACAATCGTAACTCTTGCCATTCCCACTTATGAAGGACAGTATGGAGGTGAAGGAGTATGA
- a CDS encoding response regulator transcription factor: MKRILLVEDNEQIMQGNERMLKRRGYEVITALTLAEARSAVQARMPDLFVLDIMLPDGSGLDFMAEFRKYSQVPVLLLTGLTTPEDIVRGLTAGGDDYLPKPYDFGVLLARVEALLRRAQQVPEHIHKGRLRLDVTADEATLDGADLLLSQKEFALLLIFVQNEERFISAEYLYEKVWKHPMLGNSNTLKTTINRLRDKIKSSGYRIAWSRGEGYCFERE, from the coding sequence ATGAAACGGATTTTACTGGTGGAGGACAACGAGCAGATTATGCAGGGCAATGAGCGTATGCTTAAACGGCGGGGCTATGAGGTTATCACGGCACTGACCCTTGCAGAGGCCCGAAGCGCCGTTCAGGCACGGATGCCTGATCTGTTTGTGCTGGACATTATGCTGCCAGACGGGAGCGGTCTGGATTTTATGGCAGAATTTAGAAAGTATTCACAAGTACCGGTGCTGCTCCTGACCGGACTGACCACCCCGGAGGATATTGTGCGGGGGCTTACGGCGGGGGGCGACGATTACCTTCCCAAGCCTTATGACTTTGGAGTGCTGCTGGCACGGGTGGAAGCACTGCTCCGCCGTGCACAGCAGGTGCCGGAGCATATCCACAAGGGCAGGCTCCGCCTTGATGTGACGGCTGATGAGGCAACCCTTGACGGCGCTGATTTGCTGCTATCCCAGAAGGAATTTGCCTTGCTGCTGATTTTCGTACAGAACGAGGAGCGTTTTATCAGTGCGGAATATCTGTATGAAAAGGTGTGGAAGCATCCCATGTTGGGCAACAGCAATACACTGAAAACGACAATTAACCGTCTGCGGGACAAAATCAAGAGCAGTGGTTATCGAATTGCATGGTCTCGTGGTGAGGGGTACTGCTTTGAGAGAGAATAG
- a CDS encoding DUF2442 domain-containing protein encodes MEMLSEQTAMEQSRIVRVEAFDGDTFGITLESGHTVLLELEHRIKEPAFATLIESRDFCKPYTDGKAICWPGGVSISLEEILGMLLSHGNVTQNQNNYEEE; translated from the coding sequence ATGGAAATGCTATCTGAACAAACTGCAATGGAGCAGTCAAGAATTGTCCGTGTAGAGGCGTTTGATGGAGACACCTTTGGAATTACGCTGGAGAGCGGGCATACCGTCCTGCTGGAACTGGAGCACAGAATCAAAGAACCTGCCTTTGCCACACTGATCGAAAGCAGGGATTTCTGCAAGCCCTATACCGACGGCAAAGCAATCTGTTGGCCCGGTGGGGTATCCATCTCGCTGGAGGAGATTTTAGGGATGCTCTTGTCTCATGGGAATGTAACACAAAACCAAAATAATTATGAGGAGGAATAA